In one Pseudomonas sp. SCA2728.1_7 genomic region, the following are encoded:
- a CDS encoding heavy metal response regulator transcription factor encodes MKLLIVEDQAKTGQYLRQGLTEAGFNTELVADGNSGQQLALSGDYALLILDVMLPGRSGWQILHAVRSAGLDTPVLFLTAKDAVEDRVHGLELGADDYLVKPFAFSELLARVRSLLRRGSATPQETSLQLADLRLDLIRRRVERSSQRIDLTAKEFALLEMLLRRQGEVLPKSLIASQVWDMNFDSDTNVIEVAIRRLRLKIDDEFPNKLIHTVRGMGYVLEERGA; translated from the coding sequence ATGAAACTGTTGATCGTCGAAGACCAAGCGAAAACCGGCCAATACCTGCGCCAGGGCCTGACCGAGGCCGGGTTCAATACGGAGCTGGTGGCCGACGGCAACAGCGGTCAGCAACTGGCATTGAGCGGTGATTACGCGCTGTTGATTCTCGACGTGATGCTGCCGGGCCGCAGCGGCTGGCAGATTCTGCACGCGGTGCGCAGCGCCGGGCTGGATACGCCGGTACTTTTTCTGACGGCCAAAGACGCGGTGGAGGACAGGGTTCACGGCCTCGAACTCGGCGCCGACGACTACCTCGTCAAACCGTTCGCTTTCTCCGAACTACTGGCGCGGGTGCGCAGCCTGTTGCGACGCGGCAGCGCCACACCGCAGGAAACCAGCCTGCAACTGGCCGACCTGCGTCTGGATCTGATCCGCCGCCGCGTGGAGCGCAGCAGCCAGCGTATCGACCTGACCGCCAAGGAGTTTGCCCTTCTGGAAATGCTCCTTCGCCGTCAGGGTGAGGTGCTGCCGAAATCGCTGATCGCCTCACAGGTCTGGGACATGAATTTCGACAGCGACACCAATGTCATCGAAGTGGCGATCCGCCGATTGCGTCTGAAAATCGATGACGAATTCCCCAACAAACTGATCCACACCGTGCGCGGCATGGGTTACGTGCTCGAAGAGCGTGGCGCCTGA
- a CDS encoding cupredoxin family protein yields the protein MFLRQSLAFCLLAMSSSAFAAPAHTYDFGQPAPAAKATRSIEVVMGDMSFDPKAIQIKAGETVRFVLVNKGQLLHEFNLGDAAMHARHQQEMLQMQQSGMLTPTGMKEMSHDMAGMDHAAMGHGMKHDDPNSVLVEPGKTAELTWTFSKATSLEFACNIPGHYQAGMVGKLTVSQ from the coding sequence ATGTTTTTACGCCAATCCTTGGCCTTCTGTTTGTTGGCAATGAGTTCGTCGGCGTTTGCAGCTCCCGCGCACACCTATGACTTCGGCCAGCCAGCGCCTGCCGCCAAAGCCACGCGCAGCATCGAAGTGGTGATGGGTGATATGTCGTTTGATCCGAAAGCCATTCAGATCAAGGCCGGTGAGACCGTTCGCTTTGTGCTGGTGAATAAAGGCCAGTTGTTGCACGAATTCAACCTCGGCGACGCGGCGATGCACGCCAGACACCAGCAGGAAATGTTGCAAATGCAGCAGAGCGGCATGCTTACGCCTACCGGCATGAAAGAAATGTCCCACGATATGGCGGGGATGGATCACGCAGCGATGGGCCATGGCATGAAGCACGACGACCCCAACAGCGTGCTGGTCGAGCCGGGCAAGACTGCCGAGCTGACCTGGACCTTCAGCAAGGCCACCAGCCTGGAATTCGCCTGCAATATTCCCGGGCATTATCAGGCGGGCATGGTCGGCAAACTGACTGTCAGTCAGTAA